The following proteins come from a genomic window of Streptomyces sp. NBC_00539:
- the rplI gene encoding 50S ribosomal protein L9, with protein MKIILTHEVNGLGAAGDVVDVKDGYARNYLIPRRFAIRWTKGGEQDVAQIRRARKIHEIATIEQANEIKAKLEGVKVRLATRSGDAGRLFGSVTQSDIASAIEASGGPKVDKRRVELGSPIKTLGSYQVSVRLHAEVLANVGVEVVAA; from the coding sequence ATGAAGATCATCCTGACCCACGAGGTCAATGGCCTCGGTGCCGCTGGCGACGTCGTCGACGTCAAGGACGGATACGCCCGCAACTACCTGATCCCGCGTCGCTTCGCGATCCGCTGGACCAAGGGTGGCGAGCAGGACGTGGCGCAGATCCGCCGCGCCCGCAAGATCCACGAGATCGCGACCATCGAGCAGGCCAACGAGATCAAGGCCAAGCTCGAGGGCGTCAAGGTGCGCCTGGCCACCCGCTCGGGTGACGCCGGCCGTCTCTTCGGTTCCGTCACGCAGTCCGACATCGCTTCGGCGATCGAGGCTTCTGGTGGCCCGAAGGTCGACAAGCGCCGCGTTGAGCTCGGCTCGCCGATCAAGACCCTCGGTTCGTACCAGGTCTCCGTGCGTCTGCACGCCGAGGTCCTGGCGAACGTGGGCGTCGAGGTCGTCGCCGCCTAA
- the dnaB gene encoding replicative DNA helicase, with the protein MSMPEPMDDPWADSGPGDRLPARSRRNGDGRGRGDDQQDRGREGGSWDGGGFERVPPQDLDAEQSVLGGMLLSKDAIADVVEVLKGHDFYRPSHETIYQAILDLYAKGEPADPITVGAELTRRGEISKVGGAAYLHTLVQSVPTAANAEYYAEIVHERAVLRRLVAAGTKITQMGYAADGDVDAIVNSAQAEIYAVTEQRTSEDYLPLGDIMEGALDEIEAIGSRSGQMSGVPTGFTDLDSLTNGLHPGQMIVIAARPAMGKSTLALDFARACSIKSNLPSVIFSLEMGRNEIAMRLLSAEARVALHHMRSGTMTDDDWTRLARRMPDVSAAPLYIDDSPNLSMMEIRAKCRRLKQRNDLSLVVIDYLQLMQSGGSRRPESRQQEVSDMSRNLKLLAKELEVPVIALSQLNRGPEQRTDKKPMVSDLRESGSIEQDADMVILLHREDAYEKESPRAGEADLIVAKHRNGPTATITVAFQGHYSRFVDMANT; encoded by the coding sequence GTGAGTATGCCCGAGCCCATGGACGACCCCTGGGCCGACAGCGGTCCGGGTGACCGTCTGCCCGCCCGCTCGCGCCGCAACGGTGACGGCCGCGGCCGTGGAGACGACCAGCAGGACCGCGGGCGCGAGGGCGGCTCGTGGGACGGCGGCGGCTTCGAGCGCGTCCCGCCCCAGGACCTCGATGCCGAGCAGTCGGTCCTCGGCGGCATGCTGCTGTCCAAGGACGCCATCGCCGACGTGGTCGAGGTGCTCAAGGGGCACGACTTCTACCGTCCGTCGCACGAGACGATCTACCAGGCCATCCTCGACCTGTACGCCAAGGGCGAGCCCGCCGACCCGATCACCGTCGGCGCCGAGCTGACCCGGCGCGGTGAGATCAGCAAGGTGGGTGGTGCGGCGTACCTGCACACCTTGGTGCAGTCCGTACCGACGGCGGCCAACGCCGAGTACTACGCGGAGATCGTCCACGAGAGAGCCGTGCTGCGCCGCCTGGTCGCCGCCGGCACCAAGATCACGCAGATGGGATACGCGGCGGACGGCGACGTCGACGCGATCGTCAACAGCGCCCAAGCCGAGATCTACGCGGTCACCGAGCAGCGGACGTCTGAGGACTATCTGCCGCTGGGCGACATCATGGAGGGCGCCCTCGACGAGATCGAGGCGATCGGCTCGCGCAGCGGCCAGATGTCCGGCGTCCCCACCGGTTTCACCGACCTCGACTCCCTGACCAACGGCCTGCACCCCGGTCAGATGATCGTCATCGCTGCACGTCCCGCCATGGGAAAGTCGACGCTCGCCCTCGACTTCGCCCGCGCCTGTTCCATCAAGAGCAACCTGCCCAGCGTCATCTTCTCCCTCGAAATGGGCCGCAACGAGATCGCGATGCGCCTCCTCTCGGCGGAAGCCCGGGTCGCGCTGCACCACATGCGCTCCGGCACCATGACGGACGACGACTGGACCCGGCTGGCCCGTCGGATGCCCGACGTCTCCGCCGCGCCCCTGTACATCGACGACTCCCCCAACCTGTCGATGATGGAGATCCGGGCGAAGTGCCGTCGGCTCAAGCAGCGCAACGACCTTTCGCTCGTGGTCATCGACTACCTCCAGCTCATGCAGTCCGGCGGCTCGCGCCGTCCCGAAAGCCGCCAGCAGGAGGTCTCGGACATGTCCCGAAACCTCAAGCTGCTGGCGAAGGAGCTGGAGGTCCCGGTCATCGCGCTGTCCCAGCTGAACCGTGGACCCGAGCAGCGCACGGACAAGAAGCCGATGGTCTCCGACCTGCGTGAGTCGGGCTCGATCGAGCAGGACGCGGACATGGTGATCCTGCTGCACCGCGAGGACGCGTACGAGAAGGAGTCGCCCCGCGCGGGCGAGGCCGACCTGATCGTGGCCAAGCACCGTAACGGTCCGACGGCGACGATCACCGTGGCCTTCCAGGGCCATTATTCGCGGTTCGTGGACATGGCCAACACGTAG
- a CDS encoding alanine racemase, whose protein sequence is MALTLYVDTARWRAHQKQIADQFPGLIPVCKGNGYGFGHERLCEEATRMGADILAVGTTYEAASIKDWFGGDLLVLTPFRRGEEPVPLPDRVIRSVSSVDGVRGLVGARVVIECMSSMRRHGVSEQDLGQLQSAIEDVRLEGFALHLPLDRPDGSDAVEEVIGWMDRLRAARLPLHTMFVSHLRAEELARLQQQFPQTRFRARIGTRLWLGDHEATQYRGAVLDVTRVAKGDRFGYRQQKAASDGWLVVVAGGTSHGVGLEAPKALHGVMPRAKGVARAGLATVNRNLSPFVWAGKQRWFAEPPHMQVSILFVPSDATEPKVGDELVAHLRHTTTQFDRVVDA, encoded by the coding sequence ATGGCGCTCACGCTCTACGTCGACACCGCGCGCTGGCGTGCGCACCAGAAGCAGATCGCGGACCAGTTCCCCGGGCTGATCCCGGTCTGCAAGGGCAATGGCTACGGCTTCGGCCACGAGCGGCTGTGCGAGGAGGCGACCCGGATGGGCGCCGACATCCTGGCCGTCGGCACGACGTACGAGGCCGCGAGCATCAAGGACTGGTTCGGCGGTGATCTGCTCGTCCTCACCCCGTTCCGGCGGGGCGAGGAGCCGGTGCCGCTGCCGGACCGCGTGATCAGGTCCGTGTCCTCGGTGGACGGGGTCCGGGGCCTGGTCGGCGCCCGCGTCGTCATCGAGTGCATGAGCTCGATGCGCCGCCACGGTGTTTCGGAGCAGGACCTGGGGCAGCTCCAGTCGGCCATCGAGGACGTGCGCCTGGAGGGCTTCGCCCTGCACCTGCCGCTCGACCGCCCCGACGGCTCCGATGCCGTCGAGGAGGTCATCGGCTGGATGGACCGGCTGCGCGCCGCACGGCTGCCGCTGCACACCATGTTCGTCAGCCACCTGCGGGCCGAGGAGCTGGCCCGGCTCCAGCAGCAGTTCCCGCAGACCCGTTTCAGGGCCCGCATCGGTACCCGGCTGTGGCTGGGCGACCACGAGGCGACCCAGTACCGGGGCGCCGTCCTGGACGTCACGCGTGTGGCCAAGGGCGACCGGTTCGGCTACCGCCAGCAGAAGGCCGCCTCCGACGGCTGGCTCGTCGTGGTCGCCGGGGGTACCTCGCACGGGGTGGGCCTGGAGGCCCCCAAGGCCCTGCACGGGGTGATGCCGCGCGCCAAGGGCGTCGCACGGGCCGGCCTGGCGACGGTCAACCGGAACCTGTCGCCGTTCGTCTGGGCGGGCAAGCAGCGCTGGTTCGCGGAGCCCCCGCACATGCAGGTGTCGATCCTGTTCGTGCCGTCCGACGCCACGGAGCCGAAGGTCGGCGACGAGCTGGTGGCGCACCTGCGGCACACCACCACGCAGTTCGACCGGGTGGTCGACGCCTGA
- a CDS encoding glycosyltransferase family 87 protein yields the protein MTKVHEDRPVLPTQQDEVAAAGSELIGGPFGRHVRLGGHWLTPVRVVVLVALGMFALGMVQKVPCYDWAWFRGAGSQYTHACYSDIPHLYVVRGFADGLTPYWDRLPGDMQYLEYPVLTGLFMQIASWMTPGSGSMQHREQMYWMVNAGMLMICAAVIAVCVARTHRRRPWDALLLALAPAFALTATINWDLLALALTAVAMLMWSRGRAVLFGVFIGLATAAKLYPVLLLGVLFVLCLRAGKWRAFGGAAAGAAAAWLVVNLPVMLFAWDGWKKFYTFSQERPIDFGSVWLLISQRSGNPLTGANTYATVLTLLLCAGIALLTLKAPRRPRFAQLAFLVVAAFILANKVYSPQYVLWLIPLAALARPRWRDFLIWQAGEVLYFLGIWFYLAYTTSGDKHQGLPVEGYQLAIALHLLATLYLCAVVVRDVLLPERDVVRRDGSDDPSGGVLDGARDVFTLSNAAGAPHDATPPEAQRVEWGTRPRH from the coding sequence ATGACGAAGGTGCACGAGGACCGGCCCGTTCTGCCGACCCAGCAGGACGAGGTCGCCGCCGCCGGCAGTGAGCTCATCGGTGGCCCGTTCGGCCGCCATGTCCGGCTGGGCGGCCACTGGCTGACGCCGGTCCGTGTGGTGGTCCTCGTCGCGCTCGGCATGTTCGCGCTCGGCATGGTGCAGAAGGTGCCGTGCTACGACTGGGCGTGGTTCCGGGGAGCCGGCTCCCAGTACACCCACGCCTGCTACTCCGACATCCCGCACCTGTACGTGGTGCGGGGCTTCGCCGACGGCCTCACCCCCTACTGGGACCGGCTCCCGGGCGACATGCAGTACCTGGAATACCCGGTGCTCACCGGGCTCTTCATGCAGATCGCCTCCTGGATGACCCCCGGCAGCGGCTCGATGCAGCACCGCGAGCAGATGTACTGGATGGTCAACGCGGGGATGCTGATGATCTGTGCGGCGGTCATCGCCGTGTGCGTCGCCCGCACCCATCGCCGACGGCCCTGGGACGCGCTGCTGCTGGCCCTGGCCCCCGCGTTCGCCCTCACCGCGACGATCAACTGGGACCTGCTGGCCCTCGCCCTGACCGCCGTCGCGATGCTGATGTGGTCCCGCGGCCGCGCGGTGCTCTTCGGCGTCTTCATCGGGCTGGCCACCGCGGCCAAGCTCTACCCGGTACTGCTGCTCGGGGTGCTCTTCGTCCTCTGCCTGAGGGCCGGGAAATGGCGGGCGTTCGGCGGCGCCGCAGCGGGAGCGGCCGCTGCGTGGCTCGTGGTGAACCTGCCCGTCATGCTGTTCGCCTGGGACGGCTGGAAGAAGTTCTACACCTTCAGCCAGGAGCGGCCCATCGACTTCGGTTCGGTGTGGCTGTTGATCTCCCAGCGGTCGGGGAACCCCCTGACCGGCGCGAACACGTACGCCACCGTCCTCACCCTGCTGCTGTGCGCCGGCATCGCGCTGCTCACCCTCAAGGCGCCCCGCCGTCCGCGCTTCGCACAGCTGGCCTTCCTCGTCGTCGCGGCCTTCATCCTGGCCAACAAGGTGTACTCGCCGCAGTACGTGCTGTGGCTGATCCCCCTCGCCGCGCTCGCCCGGCCGCGCTGGCGGGACTTCCTGATCTGGCAGGCCGGTGAGGTCCTTTACTTCCTCGGGATCTGGTTCTACCTGGCCTACACGACCAGCGGCGACAAGCACCAGGGCCTGCCGGTCGAGGGTTACCAGCTGGCCATCGCCCTTCACCTGCTGGCGACCCTCTACCTGTGTGCGGTGGTCGTACGGGACGTCCTGCTGCCCGAGCGTGACGTCGTGCGGCGCGACGGATCCGACGACCCTTCGGGCGGGGTCCTGGACGGGGCGCGTGACGTCTTCACGCTGTCCAACGCCGCGGGGGCGCCGCATGACGCGACGCCCCCGGAGGCACAACGGGTGGAATGGGGGACCCGCCCCCGGCACTGA
- a CDS encoding lipid II:glycine glycyltransferase FemX: MSLSLRTISREQHLGYLQSLPSASHCQVPAWADVKNEWRSENLGWFGASGELVGAALVLYRQLPKVKRYLAYLPEGPIINWFAPNLEEWLQPMLAHLKQQGAFTVKMGPPVVIRRWNAAAIKAGIQDPDVKRLRDVEASVIEPRAFEVSDKLRRMGWQQAEDGGAGFGDVQPRYVFQVPLANRSLDDVLKGFNQLWRRNIKKAEKAGVEVVQGGYDDLPTWQHLYEITAERDKFRPRPLSYFQRQWTALNSEDPNRMRLYIATHEGEPLAAATMLTVGQHVWYSYGASANHKREVRPSNAMQWRMLRDSYALGASVYDLRGISDTLDENDHLFGLIQFKVGTGGEAVEYVGEWDFPLNKVLHKALDIYMSRR; the protein is encoded by the coding sequence ATGAGCCTGTCCCTGAGGACCATCAGCCGAGAGCAGCATCTGGGTTACCTCCAGAGCCTGCCCTCGGCTAGCCACTGCCAGGTCCCGGCGTGGGCCGACGTCAAGAACGAGTGGCGTTCGGAGAACCTCGGTTGGTTCGGCGCGTCCGGCGAACTCGTCGGTGCCGCCCTCGTCTTGTACCGCCAGCTGCCCAAGGTGAAGCGGTACCTCGCCTACCTGCCCGAGGGACCGATCATCAACTGGTTCGCCCCGAACCTGGAGGAGTGGCTCCAGCCGATGCTGGCCCACCTCAAGCAGCAGGGCGCCTTCACGGTGAAGATGGGTCCGCCCGTCGTCATCCGCCGCTGGAACGCGGCCGCCATCAAGGCCGGCATCCAGGACCCGGACGTCAAGCGCCTGCGGGACGTGGAGGCATCGGTCATCGAGCCCCGCGCCTTCGAGGTTTCCGACAAGCTGCGCCGGATGGGCTGGCAGCAGGCCGAGGACGGCGGAGCCGGCTTCGGAGACGTCCAGCCCCGCTACGTCTTCCAGGTACCGCTGGCCAACCGTTCGCTGGACGACGTCCTCAAGGGCTTCAACCAGCTGTGGCGCCGCAACATCAAGAAGGCCGAGAAGGCCGGTGTCGAGGTCGTCCAGGGCGGTTACGACGACCTGCCGACGTGGCAGCACCTGTACGAGATCACGGCCGAGCGCGACAAGTTCCGCCCGCGCCCGCTCAGTTACTTCCAGCGGCAGTGGACGGCCCTCAACTCCGAGGACCCCAACCGCATGCGGCTGTACATCGCCACGCACGAGGGCGAGCCGCTGGCAGCCGCCACGATGCTCACGGTCGGCCAGCACGTCTGGTACTCCTACGGCGCCTCCGCCAACCACAAGCGCGAGGTCCGCCCCTCGAACGCGATGCAGTGGCGCATGCTGCGCGATTCCTACGCGCTCGGTGCGAGCGTCTACGACCTGCGCGGAATCAGTGACACCCTGGACGAGAACGATCACCTGTTCGGTCTGATCCAGTTCAAGGTCGGCACCGGCGGCGAGGCGGTCGAGTACGTGGGCGAGTGGGACTTCCCGCTGAACAAGGTGCTGCACAAGGCGCTCGACATCTACATGTCGCGCCGCTGA
- the rpsF gene encoding 30S ribosomal protein S6 yields MRHYEVMVILDPDLEERAVSPLIENFLSVVREGNGKVEKVDTWGRRRLAYEIKKKPEGIYSVIDLQAEPAVVKELDRQMNLNESVLRTKVLRPETH; encoded by the coding sequence ATGCGTCACTACGAAGTGATGGTCATCCTCGACCCCGATCTCGAGGAGCGCGCTGTCTCCCCGCTGATCGAGAACTTCCTCTCCGTCGTCCGTGAGGGCAACGGAAAGGTCGAGAAGGTCGACACCTGGGGCCGTCGTCGTCTCGCTTACGAGATCAAGAAGAAGCCCGAGGGCATCTACTCGGTCATCGACCTCCAGGCCGAGCCTGCGGTCGTCAAGGAGCTTGACCGACAGATGAACCTGAACGAGTCGGTTCTCCGGACCAAGGTCCTCCGCCCCGAGACCCACTGA
- a CDS encoding MATE family efflux transporter: MKLASTAPEADPRRHDREILALALPAFGALVAEPLFVMADSAIVGHLGTPQLAGLGVAAALLTTAVSVFVFLAYATTAAVARRVGAGDLQAAIRQGMDGIWLALLLGAAVIAVVLPTAPRLISLFGASDTVAPYAVTYLRISALGIPAMLVVLAATGVIRGLQDTRTPLYVAIGGFTLNGALNLALVYGAGLGIAGSAWGTVIAQCAMAAVYLVVVIRGARRHGATLRPDTAGIRACAQAGVPLLVRTLSLRAILMIATAVAARLGDADIAAHQILLSLWTLLAFALDAIAIAGQAIIGRYLGAGDTEGAKALCRRMVRWGVIGGLVLGLLVVLARSVFVPLFTSDPVVEDTLLPALLVLAVSQPICGIVFVLDGVLMGAGDGRYLAGAMLLTLAVFTPAALLLPSLGGGLTALWWAMTLMMVVRMATLQLRARSGRWLVAGATR; encoded by the coding sequence ATGAAACTGGCCTCCACAGCACCGGAAGCGGACCCGAGACGACACGACCGCGAGATCCTCGCGCTCGCCCTCCCCGCCTTCGGCGCGCTCGTCGCCGAGCCGCTCTTCGTGATGGCGGACAGCGCCATCGTCGGGCACCTCGGGACCCCCCAGCTGGCCGGCCTGGGCGTCGCAGCCGCGCTGCTCACCACCGCGGTCAGTGTCTTCGTCTTCCTCGCCTACGCCACCACCGCGGCCGTCGCCCGACGGGTCGGCGCGGGTGACCTCCAGGCCGCCATCCGCCAGGGCATGGACGGGATCTGGCTGGCACTGCTGCTCGGGGCTGCCGTCATCGCCGTCGTCCTGCCCACCGCGCCGCGGCTGATCTCCCTGTTCGGGGCTTCCGACACCGTCGCCCCCTACGCGGTCACCTATCTGAGGATCTCCGCCCTGGGCATCCCGGCCATGCTCGTGGTGCTGGCGGCCACCGGTGTCATCCGTGGGCTCCAGGACACGCGCACGCCGCTCTATGTCGCCATCGGCGGCTTCACCCTCAACGGGGCCCTGAACCTGGCGCTCGTCTACGGGGCAGGCCTCGGCATCGCCGGCTCCGCGTGGGGCACGGTGATCGCCCAATGCGCCATGGCGGCCGTCTACCTCGTCGTGGTCATCCGCGGCGCCCGTCGGCACGGAGCCACGCTGCGGCCCGACACGGCAGGCATACGCGCCTGTGCACAGGCCGGCGTGCCCCTACTGGTCCGCACGCTGTCCCTGCGGGCCATTCTGATGATCGCTACTGCCGTAGCCGCTCGGCTGGGGGACGCGGACATCGCCGCTCACCAAATCCTTCTTTCGCTGTGGACACTGCTCGCCTTCGCGCTGGACGCGATCGCGATCGCCGGACAGGCCATCATCGGCCGGTACCTGGGCGCAGGGGACACCGAAGGGGCCAAGGCTCTGTGCCGACGGATGGTGCGGTGGGGCGTCATCGGCGGCCTTGTACTGGGTCTGCTCGTCGTTCTGGCGCGATCCGTCTTCGTGCCGCTCTTCACCAGCGATCCTGTCGTGGAGGACACACTGCTGCCCGCCCTGCTGGTACTCGCCGTCTCCCAGCCGATCTGCGGCATCGTTTTCGTACTCGACGGGGTCCTGATGGGCGCGGGTGACGGCCGCTACCTGGCCGGCGCGATGCTGCTGACCCTGGCCGTCTTCACTCCCGCCGCGCTGCTCCTGCCCAGCCTGGGAGGCGGCCTGACCGCCCTCTGGTGGGCCATGACCTTGATGATGGTGGTCCGTATGGCGACCCTCCAGCTGCGCGCCCGCTCGGGCCGGTGGCTGGTGGCCGGCGCTACCCGCTGA
- a CDS encoding single-stranded DNA-binding protein, producing the protein MAGETVITVVGNLVDDPELRFTPSGAAVAKFRVASTPRTFDRQTNEWKDGESLFLTCSVWRQAAENVAESLQRGMRVIVQGRLRQRSYEDREGVKRTVYELDVEEVGPSLKNATAKVAKTTGRGGQGGYGGGQPQAGGGNWGGAPSGGAPQGGGAPSDDPWASSAPAGGQQQGGGGGGWGGSSGGSGGGYSDEPPF; encoded by the coding sequence ATGGCAGGCGAGACCGTCATCACGGTCGTCGGCAATCTCGTCGACGACCCCGAGCTGCGCTTCACCCCCTCGGGTGCGGCGGTCGCGAAGTTCCGTGTCGCGTCCACCCCCCGCACCTTCGACCGTCAGACCAATGAGTGGAAGGACGGCGAGAGCCTGTTCCTGACCTGCTCGGTGTGGCGGCAGGCGGCGGAGAACGTCGCCGAGTCCCTCCAGCGAGGCATGCGCGTCATCGTGCAGGGCCGGCTGAGGCAGCGGTCGTACGAGGACCGTGAGGGTGTCAAGCGCACGGTCTACGAGCTGGACGTCGAGGAAGTCGGCCCCAGCTTGAAGAACGCCACGGCCAAGGTCGCCAAGACCACGGGTCGCGGCGGCCAGGGTGGGTACGGCGGCGGTCAGCCGCAGGCCGGCGGCGGCAACTGGGGCGGAGCCCCCAGCGGCGGTGCGCCTCAGGGCGGCGGAGCTCCCTCCGACGACCCGTGGGCGTCCAGCGCGCCGGCCGGTGGCCAGCAGCAGGGCGGCGGCGGGGGCGGCTGGGGCGGAAGCTCCGGCGGCTCCGGCGGTGGCTACTCGGACGAGCCGCCCTTCTAG
- a CDS encoding transglycosylase domain-containing protein, whose translation MSEHRRKPPQQPQGGGRAASRRGAPQHPGRGAAAGRDVPMASRSGPHGGPQAPHGSRADTRRAAQRGSAGRGRAGGNGRPDKRLINYPRSDKDGWMRFVPSWKLVSGTIFGFFAVIIAGAGIGIAMVNTPDANKAAKAQNNVFYWADNTQMVATGGSMNRQIVPIDKIPLSMRNAVIAAENESFETDKGVDPMGIARAVVNMAKGGSTQGGSTITQQYVKNTYLDSNQTLKRKVTELFIAIKLGVSEDKDTVLAGYLNTAYYGRDAYGIQAAARAYFGKDSDKLNPSESAFLASMLKGPNLYNPDGGIGSAATPEQNDKRARQRWAWVLDREVAVGRMDPAERAKYTQFPERIEAEQVRSLSGQTGYLVETAKQYVTKTLRITPDDLARGGYQIYTTFEKPRVDALTKAVEDTRNGFINEKARPDTDTFVQFGAASVDVNTGAIVALYGGPGMDKKYFNNNANTSGVPVGSTWKPYVLAAAMEYGTKKSKGEGISADSKYNANDLTVIKDRDGRPLLGKDGKPFQQKNESERAYGYVTLNEAMEKSINVPFAQLVFDVGHSKVRDVAASTGILKDSMDPNDNASFALGTSTPSAIRMADSYATFAASGTHHEPYSVTKVEKNGTPLPGFEAPKAQRAMDNSVADNVTKVLKNVVESPEGTGTKAKKLGRPVAGKTGTTDKNKSAWFVGYTPQLSTAVTLFRSDPSKPDQGLLSMNGVGNIDSIHGGDIPATIWTEYMKEALKGKPVKDFPEAEDIGVVADSPGAPTPTPAAPTPSPSVSQSTPPASPSPSGSPSPSKGGKPSCPPWKLCPPGTTGGTDTGTSTGTSSGVDGGPDGGTTGAPSPPASGKPGRPGGTSWGTSLGTGG comes from the coding sequence ATGAGCGAGCACCGCCGCAAACCGCCGCAGCAGCCCCAAGGCGGCGGGCGCGCCGCGTCCCGCCGGGGTGCCCCGCAGCACCCGGGCCGCGGCGCCGCGGCCGGACGTGACGTCCCCATGGCCTCACGCAGCGGCCCGCACGGAGGGCCCCAGGCCCCCCACGGCAGCCGGGCCGACACACGCAGAGCCGCCCAGCGAGGATCCGCGGGCCGTGGGCGGGCGGGAGGCAACGGACGGCCGGACAAGCGGCTCATCAACTACCCGCGCTCCGACAAGGACGGCTGGATGCGCTTCGTGCCGTCCTGGAAGCTGGTGAGCGGCACCATCTTCGGGTTCTTCGCTGTGATCATCGCCGGCGCCGGCATCGGTATCGCCATGGTCAACACCCCGGACGCGAACAAGGCGGCGAAGGCACAGAACAACGTCTTCTACTGGGCGGACAACACCCAGATGGTCGCGACCGGCGGTTCGATGAACCGCCAGATCGTGCCCATCGACAAGATCCCCCTCTCGATGCGCAACGCCGTGATCGCGGCGGAGAACGAGAGCTTCGAGACGGACAAGGGCGTCGACCCGATGGGCATCGCCCGGGCCGTGGTGAACATGGCCAAGGGCGGCTCCACCCAGGGTGGGTCGACCATCACCCAGCAGTACGTCAAGAACACCTACCTCGACTCCAACCAGACGCTGAAGCGGAAGGTGACCGAGCTCTTCATCGCGATAAAGCTCGGCGTCTCGGAGGACAAGGACACGGTCCTCGCGGGCTACCTCAACACCGCGTACTACGGCCGGGACGCCTATGGCATCCAGGCAGCCGCACGCGCGTACTTCGGAAAGGACAGCGACAAGCTGAACCCCTCGGAGAGCGCGTTCCTGGCGTCGATGCTCAAGGGCCCCAACCTCTACAACCCGGACGGCGGCATCGGCTCGGCTGCGACTCCAGAGCAGAACGACAAGCGCGCCCGCCAGCGCTGGGCCTGGGTACTGGACCGTGAGGTCGCGGTGGGGCGGATGGACCCGGCGGAGCGGGCGAAGTACACGCAGTTCCCCGAGCGCATCGAAGCCGAGCAGGTCCGCAGCCTGTCAGGACAGACCGGCTACCTGGTCGAGACGGCCAAGCAGTACGTCACGAAGACCTTGCGCATCACCCCGGACGACCTGGCCCGAGGCGGCTACCAGATCTACACCACCTTCGAGAAGCCGAGAGTGGACGCCCTGACAAAGGCCGTCGAGGACACCCGCAACGGTTTCATCAACGAGAAGGCACGCCCCGACACCGACACGTTCGTCCAGTTCGGCGCCGCTTCCGTAGACGTGAACACGGGTGCGATCGTGGCCCTCTACGGCGGCCCGGGCATGGACAAGAAGTACTTCAACAACAACGCCAACACCAGCGGTGTCCCGGTCGGCTCGACCTGGAAGCCGTACGTGCTGGCGGCGGCGATGGAGTACGGCACCAAGAAGTCCAAGGGCGAGGGCATCTCGGCCGACAGCAAGTACAACGCCAACGACCTGACGGTGATCAAAGACCGGGACGGCAGGCCGCTGCTCGGCAAGGACGGCAAGCCGTTCCAGCAGAAGAACGAGAGCGAAAGGGCCTACGGCTACGTCACGCTGAACGAGGCGATGGAAAAGTCCATCAACGTGCCCTTCGCCCAGCTCGTCTTCGACGTCGGTCACAGCAAGGTCCGGGACGTGGCCGCGTCCACCGGCATCCTCAAGGATTCGATGGACCCGAACGACAACGCCTCCTTCGCCCTCGGCACCTCGACCCCCAGCGCCATCCGGATGGCGGACTCCTACGCCACCTTCGCCGCCTCGGGCACCCACCACGAGCCCTACTCGGTCACCAAGGTAGAGAAGAACGGCACGCCCCTGCCGGGCTTCGAGGCACCCAAGGCGCAGCGCGCCATGGACAACTCCGTCGCGGACAACGTCACCAAGGTGCTCAAGAACGTCGTAGAGAGCCCCGAGGGAACCGGTACCAAGGCGAAGAAGCTGGGCCGGCCGGTGGCCGGCAAGACCGGTACGACCGACAAGAACAAGTCGGCCTGGTTCGTCGGCTACACCCCGCAGCTCTCCACCGCGGTCACCCTGTTCCGCAGCGACCCCAGCAAGCCGGACCAGGGACTCCTGTCCATGAACGGTGTGGGCAACATCGACTCGATCCACGGTGGTGACATCCCCGCCACCATCTGGACCGAGTACATGAAGGAAGCGCTCAAGGGAAAGCCCGTCAAGGACTTCCCGGAGGCGGAGGACATCGGCGTGGTCGCGGACTCTCCCGGAGCCCCCACCCCCACGCCGGCGGCGCCCACACCCTCCCCCTCGGTGTCCCAGTCCACGCCTCCGGCGAGCCCCTCGCCCTCGGGTTCCCCGTCCCCCTCCAAGGGCGGCAAGCCGAGCTGCCCGCCCTGGAAGCTGTGCCCGCCCGGCACCACCGGGGGTACCGACACCGGGACCAGCACCGGCACCAGCAGCGGCGTCGACGGCGGACCGGACGGCGGCACCACCGGGGCACCTTCGCCGCCCGCCAGCGGAAAACCGGGCCGCCCGGGCGGCACCAGCTGGGGCACCAGTCTCGGCACCGGGGGCTGA
- the rpsR gene encoding 30S ribosomal protein S18, whose product MAKPPVRKPKKKVCAFCKDKTAYVDYKDTNMLRKFISDRGKIRARRVTGNCTQHQRDVATAVKNSREMALLPYTSTAR is encoded by the coding sequence ATGGCGAAGCCGCCTGTGCGCAAGCCTAAGAAGAAGGTCTGCGCGTTCTGCAAGGACAAGACCGCGTACGTGGACTACAAGGACACGAACATGCTGCGGAAGTTCATTTCCGACCGTGGCAAGATCCGTGCCCGCCGCGTTACCGGCAACTGCACGCAGCACCAGCGTGACGTCGCCACGGCCGTGAAGAACAGCCGTGAGATGGCGCTGCTGCCCTACACGTCCACCGCGCGATAA